A genomic segment from Flexistipes sp. encodes:
- a CDS encoding sensor histidine kinase gives MSFFTGFSEYLQNLFKREFIGVKAKYLLITMLIVISIIGSIVWFIFISAKGIEEKTVNESQLRIASEATITTEVWLKQQVNILEAAVFAVKKTGIGNKDEILRILETTMKAGDFSDVYIGLTDGSIIDGARWIPPPGYDTRVRPWFNAAVDAGHTTFSKPYIDLTTMSLVIALASPMYINNKFAGVISSDIILDTLVESLSSLQIGNTGYAFIVDKEGMILVHKNKNLVMKSKIQDFEPELNNITSNFVSAPSGIVKYGKNQKKILAYNRIDITGWYLCTIVPKSEAVAFSQNSAILYSSEKILKVLGVLFLLTTAGVGGSALILYAYSRTFQTTVHKYEEEMTGINENLRLQTIRREELETYYQTIFTVANDAIILMKGFIIFDSNDKALELFGISKRNFMGRPLISFSADIQSDGGKSNKKFIDIMHKSEQGEQQSFVWTFKKADGREFPTEVSLKTVEIKNESLTLLSIRDISKRAAVEEQLRQTQKLAAMGEMLGSIAHQWRQPLNTLSTYIASFQSIYYNDKVNPVAVKKIALGAETQIQFMSKTIDDFRNFLKPSKKKIVFEMVEILEKTIKLIEPQLKQKSIDLKVQYHSYQNLNVLGYPSEFIHVLINIITNSQDAIIANNSKSNKEGKKQISLQLQNPDNYVVLTISDSGGGIPKKILNKIFEPYFTTKGTASGMGIGLYMAKMIVEKEMGGVIFAENIVNGACFTIKLPKI, from the coding sequence ATGTCTTTTTTTACTGGATTTTCTGAATACCTGCAGAATCTGTTTAAAAGAGAGTTTATAGGTGTAAAGGCCAAATATTTATTAATCACAATGTTGATAGTAATATCTATTATTGGTAGCATAGTTTGGTTTATCTTTATAAGCGCTAAAGGTATTGAAGAAAAAACAGTGAACGAAAGCCAGTTGAGAATAGCCTCAGAGGCAACGATAACTACAGAAGTTTGGCTTAAACAACAAGTGAATATTTTGGAAGCTGCTGTATTCGCAGTTAAGAAAACAGGTATTGGCAATAAAGATGAAATTTTACGGATTTTAGAAACCACAATGAAAGCCGGAGATTTCAGTGATGTCTATATTGGGTTAACAGATGGCTCGATAATTGACGGAGCCAGATGGATTCCGCCGCCTGGATATGATACCAGAGTTCGGCCATGGTTTAATGCTGCAGTAGATGCTGGTCATACAACTTTCTCAAAACCATATATTGATTTAACCACAATGTCCTTGGTCATTGCCCTGGCTTCCCCTATGTATATTAATAATAAGTTTGCCGGAGTTATAAGCTCAGACATAATTCTCGATACATTGGTTGAATCATTGTCAAGTCTGCAAATAGGGAACACCGGCTATGCTTTTATTGTTGATAAAGAAGGAATGATACTTGTTCACAAAAATAAAAATCTGGTTATGAAATCAAAAATACAAGATTTTGAACCCGAACTTAATAATATTACATCTAATTTTGTGAGTGCTCCGTCGGGCATTGTCAAATATGGAAAAAACCAAAAAAAGATTTTAGCCTATAATAGGATAGATATTACCGGATGGTATTTATGCACTATTGTTCCAAAGAGCGAAGCTGTCGCTTTTTCTCAAAACAGTGCAATATTATACTCTTCAGAGAAAATTCTGAAGGTTTTAGGTGTACTTTTTTTGCTTACTACAGCTGGTGTGGGCGGCAGTGCACTGATACTGTACGCTTACAGCAGAACTTTTCAGACAACTGTTCATAAGTATGAAGAGGAGATGACAGGTATAAATGAGAATCTGAGGCTGCAAACTATAAGACGTGAAGAGCTTGAAACATATTACCAGACAATTTTTACTGTTGCCAATGATGCGATAATTTTGATGAAAGGTTTTATAATTTTTGACTCCAACGATAAAGCTCTGGAGTTGTTTGGTATAAGTAAAAGGAACTTTATGGGGCGTCCTCTTATTTCATTTTCCGCTGATATACAAAGTGACGGGGGAAAAAGTAATAAAAAATTTATTGATATAATGCATAAATCTGAGCAGGGTGAACAGCAATCTTTTGTCTGGACTTTTAAAAAAGCTGACGGAAGAGAGTTCCCTACTGAAGTCAGCCTTAAAACCGTAGAGATAAAAAATGAATCGCTGACTCTGTTAAGTATCAGGGATATTTCAAAGAGAGCAGCTGTTGAGGAACAGTTAAGACAAACGCAAAAACTTGCTGCAATGGGAGAGATGCTCGGTTCCATTGCTCATCAGTGGCGTCAGCCGTTAAACACTCTATCTACTTATATTGCAAGCTTTCAGTCTATTTATTACAATGACAAAGTAAACCCGGTAGCTGTTAAAAAAATTGCATTGGGTGCTGAAACCCAGATTCAGTTTATGTCAAAAACAATAGATGATTTCAGAAATTTCTTAAAACCTTCAAAGAAGAAGATTGTATTTGAAATGGTTGAGATACTGGAAAAAACTATCAAGCTTATCGAACCTCAATTGAAACAAAAATCAATTGATTTAAAAGTGCAGTATCATTCTTATCAAAATCTTAACGTTTTGGGCTATCCAAGTGAATTTATACATGTTTTGATAAATATTATTACGAATTCTCAGGATGCTATTATTGCTAATAACTCTAAATCTAACAAGGAAGGGAAGAAGCAAATATCTCTCCAGCTTCAAAATCCTGATAATTATGTTGTGCTTACTATTTCCGATTCGGGAGGAGGAATCCCTAAAAAGATACTGAATAAGATATTTGAGCCTTACTTTACGACTAAGGGTACTGCGTCTGGAATGGGCATAGGCCTTTATATGGCAAAAATGATAGTAGAAAAGGAAATGGGCGGAGTTATATTTGCAGAAAATATAGTAAACGGCGCATGCTTTACAATTAAGCTGCCCAAAATTTAG
- a CDS encoding helix-turn-helix domain-containing protein: MIGKRIRELRKESKYTLKDLAAKVGCTDVFISQIEREIASPSISTLKKIANALDVSLVELVEVIDETKNEDTLIIKKNKRINFNLHNDSVLCEILTRDIKNKNMEPLHKLVKPGGGSKGLYFHSGEEFGIVLKGSLVLTVNNKTYDLEEGDAFYFKSTDKHGYENKGNINCELIWVISPPTF; this comes from the coding sequence ATGATTGGAAAAAGAATAAGAGAGCTTAGGAAAGAAAGTAAATATACCCTCAAAGATTTAGCAGCTAAAGTTGGCTGTACCGATGTTTTTATATCTCAGATAGAAAGAGAAATTGCTTCCCCCTCAATATCAACGCTTAAAAAAATTGCCAATGCTCTGGATGTTTCACTGGTAGAACTTGTTGAAGTAATAGATGAAACGAAGAATGAAGATACATTGATAATCAAGAAAAATAAAAGAATTAACTTTAATTTGCACAACGATTCAGTTCTATGTGAAATACTTACAAGAGACATTAAGAATAAAAATATGGAGCCATTGCATAAGTTAGTAAAACCAGGAGGAGGATCAAAAGGGTTATATTTTCACTCAGGTGAAGAGTTTGGTATCGTGTTGAAAGGCAGTTTAGTCTTGACAGTAAATAATAAAACTTACGATTTGGAAGAAGGAGATGCATTTTATTTCAAATCTACTGATAAACACGGCTATGAAAATAAAGGCAATATCAATTGTGAGCTTATCTGGGTAATATCTCCTCCGACATTTTAA
- a CDS encoding 4-oxalocrotonate tautomerase family protein, with product MPYVNIKITKEGATPEQKAQLIKGATQLLVDVLGKNPATTVVIIDEIETDNWGIAGETVTVRRNAGK from the coding sequence ATGCCATACGTTAACATTAAAATCACCAAGGAAGGCGCCACTCCCGAACAAAAAGCTCAATTGATCAAAGGGGCAACACAGTTGCTAGTGGATGTACTGGGGAAAAATCCGGCGACAACAGTTGTTATTATCGACGAAATCGAAACTGATAATTGGGGTATCGCTGGTGAAACAGTAACTGTAAGACGCAACGCCGGCAAGTAG
- a CDS encoding YbfB/YjiJ family MFS transporter yields MKANINQQSSQKDLEALKIIVGGICGMVVVMGIGRFAFTPILPLMQRDLGVSNTVAGWLAGLNYLGYLIGAVICTITPQLMRSRAVASSALLLSIATTFLMSLTLSEFWWSVLRLTGGFVSAVMFVIISAEVGGALIKRGYGRWVGAIYGGIGLGIALSGLIVPQLDKIGGWDAAWAGMGIIAAITAVLAFGGIILGQNGLYKTEAPSGLAKPTPNLSKIWILTAAYFLEGMGYIVTATFIVAIIAATPGLEAFASYSWVFVGLAAVPSTIFWPYLARRIGNKKALLAAYALQAAGIMISVRAVSVIEVMFAALSFGGTFLGIVALTLSEGSLRLSKDGGRAAAILTVSFSVGQMIGPIIAGKLADQQNSFGLPLLLAAFCVILGGILIAIDRDFATEKIKKGG; encoded by the coding sequence ATGAAAGCAAACATTAATCAGCAATCATCACAAAAAGACTTGGAAGCCCTGAAAATTATTGTAGGGGGCATCTGCGGTATGGTAGTGGTGATGGGGATAGGCCGATTTGCATTTACCCCGATCCTTCCTCTCATGCAGCGGGATCTTGGTGTGAGCAACACGGTTGCAGGATGGCTTGCAGGTTTAAACTACCTTGGTTACTTGATTGGAGCTGTAATCTGTACAATCACTCCCCAACTTATGCGCTCACGGGCAGTTGCAAGCAGTGCGTTGTTGCTAAGCATTGCTACCACCTTTCTTATGAGTCTAACACTCTCAGAGTTCTGGTGGTCTGTGCTGCGTCTGACTGGTGGGTTTGTCAGCGCAGTCATGTTTGTAATTATTTCAGCAGAAGTTGGCGGAGCACTTATCAAACGTGGATACGGACGTTGGGTTGGAGCTATATACGGTGGAATCGGTTTAGGCATTGCATTAAGCGGTCTTATAGTTCCTCAACTGGACAAGATTGGAGGATGGGATGCCGCCTGGGCAGGGATGGGAATTATTGCAGCAATTACAGCAGTTTTAGCTTTTGGTGGCATTATTTTGGGGCAAAATGGCCTTTACAAAACAGAAGCACCATCCGGTCTTGCTAAACCGACACCTAATTTGAGTAAAATTTGGATTCTTACCGCCGCTTATTTTCTGGAAGGGATGGGTTATATCGTAACTGCTACGTTCATTGTAGCTATTATCGCTGCTACGCCTGGGTTGGAAGCTTTTGCATCTTATAGCTGGGTATTCGTTGGCCTTGCTGCTGTACCATCAACAATTTTTTGGCCTTACCTGGCCCGCCGCATTGGCAATAAAAAAGCCCTACTGGCAGCATATGCCCTTCAAGCAGCAGGTATTATGATCAGTGTCCGTGCTGTCTCTGTCATCGAAGTCATGTTTGCAGCCTTATCTTTCGGAGGTACTTTTCTGGGAATCGTTGCATTAACACTGTCCGAAGGTAGTTTAAGATTAAGCAAAGATGGGGGGCGTGCAGCAGCAATCCTTACTGTTAGTTTCAGTGTAGGTCAAATGATTGGTCCAATCATTGCAGGTAAATTGGCCGATCAGCAAAACAGTTTTGGTTTACCTCTTTTACTCGCAGCGTTCTGTGTTATATTAGGAGGGATACTAATAGCTATAGACAGAGATTTTGCAACCGAAAAAATCAAAAAAGGAGGTTAA
- a CDS encoding LysR family transcriptional regulator, whose protein sequence is MELSELKIFLAVARKGSISRAAEELHCVQSNVTTRIKQLEEHLGTLLFHRKSKGVALTHSGYLLMNYAERIINLSREAEEAVSDQGEPKGRLSIGSMETTAAVRLPRLLAYYHKIYPKVELNLVTGSSKDSLWRLLDYQIDGALVAGEIDHDDLSAELAFEEELFLVAPPGVTSIDCIENLKILVFRSGCSYRAQLEEWLRKTGRFTYQVMTFGSIEGIMGCIAAGMGVSFLPRSVVERPHYQNLCTLFSLPSDVGKMNTWFVRRRNEKYSKALQAFVDLICSSRQ, encoded by the coding sequence ATGGAACTAAGTGAACTGAAAATTTTTTTAGCTGTAGCCCGCAAAGGAAGTATTTCAAGAGCTGCAGAAGAACTTCATTGTGTCCAATCCAATGTAACCACCCGTATCAAGCAACTGGAAGAGCATCTTGGAACCCTTCTTTTTCATCGAAAAAGTAAAGGTGTAGCGCTAACCCACTCAGGGTATTTATTGATGAATTACGCTGAACGAATCATCAATCTCTCCAGGGAGGCAGAAGAAGCTGTCTCAGATCAAGGTGAACCTAAAGGCAGATTGTCTATTGGTTCTATGGAAACTACTGCCGCTGTACGTTTACCACGTCTTTTAGCCTATTATCATAAAATCTACCCCAAGGTCGAATTAAATCTTGTGACAGGCTCTTCTAAAGATTCACTGTGGCGTTTGCTTGATTACCAGATCGACGGTGCATTAGTTGCCGGTGAAATTGATCATGACGATTTGTCAGCAGAATTGGCATTTGAAGAAGAGTTGTTTCTTGTGGCGCCCCCCGGTGTAACTTCAATTGATTGCATTGAGAATTTGAAAATTCTTGTTTTTAGATCAGGATGTAGCTACAGAGCCCAGTTAGAGGAGTGGCTCAGGAAAACAGGCAGATTTACGTATCAAGTAATGACTTTTGGTTCTATAGAGGGGATTATGGGGTGCATTGCGGCTGGAATGGGAGTGAGTTTTTTGCCTCGTTCAGTTGTCGAGCGGCCGCACTATCAAAACCTTTGTACACTTTTTAGTCTGCCCAGTGACGTTGGTAAAATGAATACATGGTTTGTGCGTCGTAGAAATGAAAAGTATAGTAAGGCATTGCAGGCTTTTGTGGATTTAATTTGCTCAAGCCGACAGTAA
- a CDS encoding Rpn family recombination-promoting nuclease/putative transposase, with product MDIKHPHDSFFKQIMTDRKNISDFIRNFLPENISTKINYDTLKLPDREKSTKNYKKYHMDIIVEAEIDHTPSDIIILFEHKSYKDKFTLIQILSYCVSVWESNLKNKESLKPIIPVVFYHGTGKYDLPLNFGDYFDVPEDLKRYIVSFDYELFDTSAYDEDSIQRDCHDNLLLSAFLLSMKNIFSGRQGLEKIFAGLSRLENTGREIIIGYILRSVDIELEELDEIAKKGGMQDMPSLAERLEEKGEKRGLEKGIQKGIQKGFIIEAQDMVINGLEAKFGEVPSDISDKIKSIDDRERLRNLHRMLFKTDNIGDFRELLQL from the coding sequence ATGGATATCAAGCACCCTCACGACAGTTTCTTTAAACAGATAATGACAGACAGGAAAAACATCAGTGACTTTATCAGGAATTTTCTGCCTGAAAATATTTCAACTAAAATCAACTATGACACCTTAAAATTGCCAGACAGGGAAAAATCTACAAAGAATTATAAAAAGTACCATATGGATATTATCGTGGAAGCGGAGATTGACCATACTCCATCAGATATAATAATTCTGTTTGAACATAAATCTTACAAAGATAAATTCACACTAATACAAATACTGTCCTATTGTGTTTCCGTATGGGAAAGTAATCTTAAAAACAAAGAATCTCTAAAACCTATAATCCCTGTGGTATTTTATCATGGTACAGGCAAATACGATCTTCCGTTAAACTTCGGTGATTATTTTGATGTGCCGGAGGATTTGAAAAGATACATTGTAAGTTTCGATTATGAATTATTTGATACGTCTGCTTATGACGAGGATAGCATACAGAGGGACTGTCATGACAATTTGCTTTTATCTGCATTTTTGTTATCAATGAAGAATATTTTTTCAGGCAGGCAGGGTTTAGAAAAAATATTTGCCGGGTTATCCCGTCTTGAAAATACCGGCAGAGAGATTATAATAGGTTATATACTGAGAAGTGTAGACATAGAATTGGAAGAACTTGATGAGATAGCCAAAAAGGGAGGTATGCAGGATATGCCCAGTTTAGCTGAAAGACTTGAAGAAAAAGGTGAAAAAAGGGGTCTTGAAAAAGGTATCCAGAAAGGTATCCAGAAAGGATTCATTATAGAAGCCCAAGATATGGTAATAAACGGACTGGAAGCAAAATTTGGTGAAGTGCCTTCTGACATTTCTGATAAAATAAAAAGTATTGATGACAGGGAACGCCTCAGAAATCTTCACAGAATGCTTTTTAAAACAGACAACATTGGTGATTTCAGAGAATTGCTTCAACTATAG
- a CDS encoding IS256 family transposase → MSKKEEFDFNKALEEVKKGAKIDGKDGVLAPLIKQLTEAALEGELDSHLSEDLTNNRKNGNSSKTMKSSAGEFDLEVPRDRNGSFEPQLVKKHQRHITDEIERKIISLYALGNSYSQISGHIQDIYGVEFSSSAISAVTDKIIPMLKDWQQRPLSRVYPFVWLDAIHYKIKENGRYVNKAVYTILGINIEGKKEVIGLYLSESEGANFWLQVLTDLQNRGVEDILIASVDGLTGFVEAIESIFPKTEVQLCIVHQIRNSLKYIASKNKKEFSKDLKPIYKAVSKEAAEEALDNLEKKWGKKYPIVIQSWRRRWDNLSCYFKYPEDIRKVIYTTNIIESVHRQFRKLTKTKGAFPNESSLLKLLYMGIQNAEKKWHKPIWNWNLTLSQLAIFFEGRLDNILDL, encoded by the coding sequence ATGAGTAAGAAAGAAGAATTCGATTTTAACAAAGCGTTAGAAGAAGTAAAGAAAGGTGCCAAGATTGATGGTAAAGACGGAGTATTGGCACCCTTGATTAAACAATTGACAGAAGCAGCTTTAGAAGGCGAACTGGACAGTCATTTATCCGAAGATCTTACAAATAACCGCAAGAACGGCAATTCATCCAAGACAATGAAAAGTTCAGCAGGAGAATTTGACCTTGAAGTGCCCAGGGACAGAAACGGTAGCTTCGAGCCCCAGTTAGTCAAAAAACACCAGCGTCATATCACAGATGAAATAGAAAGAAAGATCATTTCGCTTTATGCTTTAGGTAACAGCTATTCTCAAATATCTGGTCATATTCAGGATATATACGGCGTAGAATTTTCCAGTTCAGCCATAAGTGCCGTAACAGATAAGATAATTCCTATGCTGAAAGATTGGCAACAACGCCCCTTGAGCCGAGTATATCCATTTGTGTGGCTTGACGCCATTCACTACAAGATCAAAGAAAATGGCAGATATGTAAATAAGGCTGTATACACGATTTTGGGCATAAATATAGAAGGCAAGAAAGAGGTAATAGGTTTATATTTGTCAGAGAGTGAAGGCGCCAATTTTTGGCTTCAGGTACTGACCGATCTTCAGAACCGTGGAGTAGAAGATATCTTGATAGCCTCTGTGGATGGTCTCACGGGCTTTGTAGAAGCAATAGAAAGTATATTTCCCAAGACTGAAGTCCAGTTGTGTATAGTCCATCAAATCAGGAACAGCCTAAAATATATAGCATCAAAGAATAAGAAGGAATTTTCAAAAGATCTTAAGCCCATATACAAGGCAGTTTCCAAAGAAGCTGCTGAAGAAGCGCTGGATAATCTTGAAAAGAAATGGGGCAAAAAGTATCCTATTGTTATCCAGTCTTGGCGGCGTAGATGGGACAATTTATCCTGTTATTTCAAGTATCCTGAGGATATAAGGAAGGTTATATACACCACAAATATCATCGAGTCTGTACACCGCCAATTCAGGAAGTTGACGAAAACGAAGGGCGCTTTCCCAAACGAAAGCAGTCTTTTAAAACTTTTGTACATGGGGATACAGAATGCCGAGAAGAAGTGGCACAAGCCTATTTGGAACTGGAATCTGACCTTATCTCAGCTGGCGATTTTCTTCGAAGGCAGATTGGACAACATACTGGATTTGTGA
- a CDS encoding SDH family Clp fold serine proteinase, with the protein MPTLDELQVNFSKIPEMEYLFNALEDLAKQRESSVILYSSGFTEIKRAPSIFFSITDKDTQGFMTCLNGINKKKLDLIIHTPGGDYEATKRIISYLDNSFSEINVFVPHLAMSGGSLIACSSDKIYMGNYSNIGPTDPQIYISDKGFVGVNSMLQEFDKAVEDVKKEPETSLIWNERLKQIPFGLINSAEIMEKNSKQYLVDILSKRLCKNSDKESIGRLADFLNSNKHHSSHGSGINLETAKEKGLNVEDLGKDKLLEDKVLTIYHTMSLIYQKTPITKIIANSTRKNFLNTFSE; encoded by the coding sequence ATGCCTACCTTGGATGAGCTACAAGTTAACTTTAGCAAAATTCCTGAAATGGAATATTTGTTTAACGCTTTGGAAGATTTAGCTAAACAAAGAGAATCTTCGGTGATACTATATTCTAGCGGTTTTACTGAAATCAAAAGAGCACCTTCAATATTCTTTTCTATTACAGACAAGGATACCCAAGGGTTTATGACATGCCTGAATGGAATCAATAAAAAAAAACTTGATCTTATAATTCATACACCTGGCGGTGATTATGAAGCTACAAAAAGGATCATTAGCTATCTTGATAACTCTTTTTCAGAAATCAATGTTTTTGTGCCTCATCTAGCTATGAGTGGTGGTTCATTGATAGCCTGCAGTTCTGATAAAATATATATGGGTAATTATTCAAATATAGGTCCTACTGATCCACAGATTTATATCTCAGATAAAGGTTTTGTTGGTGTAAATTCTATGTTGCAAGAATTCGATAAAGCCGTTGAAGATGTAAAGAAAGAGCCTGAAACCTCTTTAATATGGAACGAAAGACTTAAACAAATTCCTTTCGGCCTTATAAATTCAGCTGAAATTATGGAAAAAAATTCTAAACAATACTTGGTTGATATTTTAAGTAAAAGACTTTGTAAAAATTCTGATAAAGAAAGTATTGGAAGGCTGGCTGACTTTCTTAATTCCAACAAACACCACTCTTCACATGGAAGTGGAATAAATCTTGAAACTGCAAAAGAGAAAGGGTTAAATGTCGAAGATTTAGGAAAAGACAAATTACTCGAAGATAAAGTTTTGACAATATATCATACAATGAGCTTAATATATCAAAAAACACCTATCACCAAAATTATTGCAAACAGCACACGTAAAAATTTTCTAAATACTTTTTCAGAATAA